The Treponema sp. J25 genome has a window encoding:
- a CDS encoding TIM barrel protein: MKHPSSVSAAFHRRVGQRSPYPLATPSWVMPGTYAENLDFLADKTDIAAVELLFFIYDETVAAELKADWERILQYRERFLYTAHLPERLEDHHEKLIEQLAPLVEHFVVHPPAGEKEQETLAQRLLTWEERYTSRRGYRFIIENTQPGRLEGMVEKLPGWGLCLDTGHLQLAGEDLAMFLSIYGNQIQEIHLHRALPPGLVPPDRLADHHPLHEGDPWFTPLLPFLFPRKDPLPPSPAQNRGFSSPIENGPGGYPSFSHAGKRPLINFEVFSWPEVAQSLGVWKKWCTDFCAKEHIHEV, from the coding sequence ATGAAGCATCCTTCCTCTGTCTCCGCCGCTTTTCACCGTCGGGTAGGCCAGCGTTCCCCCTACCCCCTTGCCACCCCATCCTGGGTTATGCCGGGAACCTACGCCGAAAACCTGGACTTTCTAGCGGATAAAACAGATATTGCGGCGGTGGAGCTCCTCTTTTTCATATACGATGAAACGGTGGCCGCAGAACTCAAGGCCGACTGGGAAAGAATTCTCCAGTATCGGGAGCGCTTCCTGTATACCGCCCATCTCCCTGAGAGGCTTGAGGACCATCATGAAAAGCTCATAGAACAGCTGGCGCCCCTGGTTGAACATTTTGTGGTGCATCCCCCGGCGGGCGAAAAGGAACAGGAAACCCTGGCCCAGCGCCTCCTTACCTGGGAAGAGCGGTATACGAGCCGGCGGGGCTACCGCTTTATTATCGAAAACACCCAGCCTGGTCGCCTTGAGGGGATGGTAGAAAAACTCCCCGGCTGGGGGCTCTGTCTTGATACGGGGCACCTGCAACTTGCCGGGGAAGACCTGGCTATGTTTCTTTCAATCTATGGGAACCAAATTCAGGAAATACATCTCCATCGGGCGCTTCCTCCGGGGCTTGTTCCTCCCGACCGATTAGCGGATCACCATCCTTTACACGAAGGGGACCCCTGGTTTACACCCCTCCTGCCCTTTCTTTTTCCCAGGAAGGATCCCCTTCCCCCAAGTCCAGCACAGAACAGGGGGTTTAGTTCTCCTATCGAAAACGGTCCTGGTGGTTACCCATCATTTTCCCACGCGGGGAAACGGCCCCTTATCAATTTTGAAGTTTTTTCGTGGCCCGAGGTAGCCCAGAGCCTCGGGGTATGGAAAAAATGGTGCACCGATTTCTGTGCCAAGGAGCACATTCATGAAGTGTAA
- the lnt gene encoding apolipoprotein N-acyltransferase → MRILLTICAALLLTLSIPNEYFHFGQPLFSLIALAPYFMALRKSKSYREAAFLGFLFGSISHATSSYWLYFFKDFALWTIGSTTVAYGLLHMLVAGFLRFVLIRPSPYRPFLVAFLWTTWEWGKSIGFLGYPWGLVAYGWNDVLWMIQIADTLGVYGLSFLNALASALFVELPLPRPFPGNFGAVWKYLGNFLRSYQGRILAFWGILFCWYALYGSYRLVHPTPIVQRVPMLLIQHNADSWNDGELPSLRKAIELTDGGLAAFKEPTGYEKPDLIVWSETVLRRPYREYRTFYKQQPTERPLLTLLAEVDRPLLTGAPEVLNWETYDATNSAILIDRMGNLRFSYAKQHPVPFAEAIPLWEYQWMRNFMQKVVGLEGGWVMGTKTVVMEVSTLHGQPLRFGVPICFEDAFADVCRDFFKKGADLLINITNDSWSRTVSAEIQHLVAARFRTVENRRTLVRSTNGGVTAVIDAEGRILSQLPLFTEAYLATVVPVHQPQAPTLYSILGDWFPFTGSILVLWYILQEWIQDQGEIQKRRRSAKPPRRAARKNDWNQKLN, encoded by the coding sequence ATGCGTATCCTCTTAACTATTTGTGCGGCCCTGCTCCTTACCCTTTCGATTCCCAATGAATACTTTCATTTTGGCCAGCCCCTCTTTTCTCTCATTGCCCTGGCGCCATATTTTATGGCCCTGAGAAAAAGCAAAAGCTACCGGGAGGCCGCCTTTTTAGGCTTTCTTTTTGGGAGTATATCCCACGCGACCTCAAGCTATTGGTTGTATTTTTTCAAGGACTTTGCCCTGTGGACCATCGGTTCCACCACCGTGGCCTATGGCCTTCTCCATATGCTGGTGGCGGGTTTTCTCCGCTTTGTGCTCATCCGACCTTCTCCCTACCGCCCTTTCCTTGTGGCCTTCCTCTGGACCACCTGGGAATGGGGAAAATCCATCGGGTTCTTAGGTTACCCCTGGGGACTCGTGGCCTATGGCTGGAACGACGTTCTGTGGATGATTCAGATTGCCGATACCCTCGGGGTATACGGCCTTTCGTTCCTCAACGCCCTTGCTTCGGCCCTTTTTGTGGAGCTTCCTCTCCCGAGACCTTTTCCCGGCAATTTTGGCGCTGTATGGAAGTATCTGGGGAATTTCCTCCGTTCTTACCAGGGGCGCATCCTTGCCTTCTGGGGCATCCTATTTTGTTGGTATGCCCTGTACGGAAGTTATCGCCTGGTCCATCCAACGCCTATCGTACAGCGGGTTCCCATGCTGTTAATCCAGCATAACGCCGATAGCTGGAACGATGGGGAACTTCCCTCCCTCCGGAAAGCCATCGAGTTAACCGATGGGGGCCTGGCCGCTTTTAAAGAACCCACGGGCTACGAAAAACCGGACCTCATCGTCTGGTCCGAAACGGTTCTCCGACGGCCCTACCGGGAATACCGTACCTTTTATAAACAACAGCCAACAGAACGCCCCCTCCTTACCCTTCTGGCAGAGGTAGATCGTCCCCTGCTGACGGGCGCTCCAGAGGTACTGAACTGGGAAACCTACGATGCGACCAACTCGGCTATCCTTATTGATCGTATGGGGAACCTCCGTTTTTCCTATGCCAAGCAGCATCCTGTTCCCTTCGCCGAAGCCATTCCTCTCTGGGAATATCAGTGGATGCGCAATTTCATGCAAAAGGTAGTGGGCCTCGAAGGGGGCTGGGTGATGGGTACCAAAACGGTGGTAATGGAAGTGTCCACCCTTCATGGTCAGCCGCTTCGCTTTGGGGTCCCCATCTGTTTTGAAGACGCCTTTGCCGATGTGTGTCGGGACTTTTTTAAAAAAGGGGCGGACCTTCTCATCAACATAACCAACGATTCCTGGTCCAGAACGGTATCCGCCGAAATTCAACACCTGGTGGCAGCCCGTTTCCGAACAGTGGAAAACCGACGTACCCTGGTGCGTTCCACCAATGGTGGCGTCACCGCCGTCATCGATGCGGAGGGAAGAATCCTGAGTCAGCTCCCCCTTTTCACGGAAGCCTATCTAGCCACGGTGGTTCCCGTTCATCAGCCTCAGGCCCCAACCCTCTACAGTATTTTGGGTGATTGGTTTCCCTTCACCGGCAGCATCCTGGTGCTCTGGTATATTCTTCAGGAATGGATACAGGACCAGGGGGAAATACAGAAAAGGCGGCGTTCCGCCAAGCCCCCCCGAAGGGCCGCCAGGAAAAACGATTGGAACCAAAAACTGAATTGA
- a CDS encoding bifunctional adenosylcobinamide kinase/adenosylcobinamide-phosphate guanylyltransferase: MRLLITGGVKSGKSRRALEVAQSLWSFPRYFLATAEAFDEEMRTRIDRHKKERKDSQRKDEFITIEEPLWINRAIQHCSGPVIIDCIPLWINNILYYQKEGDFFSIRDDFLTHLPPDCIIVTNETGWGNIPADTLSRHYNLLLGETNILLAQKVDQVELMVAGIPVRIK; the protein is encoded by the coding sequence ATGCGACTCCTTATCACCGGCGGGGTAAAATCGGGAAAGAGTCGGCGGGCCCTGGAAGTGGCGCAAAGCCTATGGTCCTTTCCCCGGTATTTTCTTGCCACCGCTGAAGCCTTTGACGAAGAAATGCGGACCCGAATAGACCGCCATAAAAAAGAACGAAAAGATTCCCAGAGGAAGGACGAGTTCATTACCATTGAAGAGCCCCTGTGGATTAACCGGGCCATCCAGCACTGTTCGGGACCGGTGATAATTGATTGTATTCCCCTGTGGATTAACAATATCCTGTACTACCAAAAGGAAGGGGACTTTTTTTCGATTCGAGATGACTTCCTTACCCATTTACCCCCCGATTGCATCATTGTTACCAATGAAACCGGCTGGGGAAATATCCCCGCCGATACCCTTAGCCGGCACTACAACCTTCTTCTCGGGGAGACCAATATCCTCCTTGCCCAGAAGGTAGATCAGGTGGAACTCATGGTAGCGGGGATTCCCGTAAGGATAAAATGA
- a CDS encoding adenosylcobinamide-GDP ribazoletransferase encodes MKCKIRPWNQMLSTLALVSRIPIPSRWYQFDASRVDVYLPLVGLIPSLALAGILQLSRLGNPDPMLFALVFLIPYYLLFNLFHFDGLLDTADAFLGVIPKEKREAILKDPRVGVYGLWVGVLYLVTKLYFFQKIGGQGFSAKGAWGYFFFLSFPISSRTAAAVLPALFRPARKEGLGALVQGGSLWRALGGYLGAEGLILLVAGILWGIPAPSIPMLLDGGLFMALPFAVAGWVGHLYQKNLGGYTGDALGAAIELTELFHLGIIFFLLTT; translated from the coding sequence ATGAAGTGTAAGATCCGCCCCTGGAATCAGATGCTGTCCACCCTTGCGCTGGTTTCCCGCATTCCGATTCCTTCCCGATGGTACCAGTTTGATGCGTCACGGGTAGATGTCTACCTTCCCCTGGTAGGACTTATTCCTTCGCTGGCCCTGGCGGGGATCCTCCAGCTATCCCGATTGGGGAATCCCGATCCGATGTTGTTTGCCCTCGTTTTTTTAATTCCCTACTATCTCTTGTTCAATCTTTTTCATTTTGATGGGTTATTGGATACGGCCGACGCCTTTCTGGGGGTTATTCCTAAAGAAAAACGAGAGGCCATACTCAAGGACCCCCGGGTAGGGGTGTACGGGTTATGGGTGGGGGTGTTGTATCTGGTGACAAAGCTATACTTCTTTCAGAAGATAGGGGGACAGGGCTTCTCCGCCAAGGGTGCCTGGGGATACTTTTTCTTTCTCAGTTTTCCGATAAGTAGCAGAACCGCGGCGGCGGTACTGCCTGCCCTCTTTCGCCCCGCTCGGAAAGAAGGGCTGGGAGCGCTCGTGCAAGGGGGTTCTCTCTGGAGAGCCCTGGGAGGATACCTGGGTGCGGAGGGACTCATCCTGTTGGTGGCGGGCATCCTCTGGGGAATACCGGCGCCATCCATACCAATGCTTCTGGATGGAGGACTTTTTATGGCGCTTCCTTTTGCGGTTGCCGGGTGGGTCGGCCATCTCTACCAAAAGAACCTCGGCGGATACACGGGGGACGCCCTGGGGGCCGCCATAGAGCTCACCGAGCTTTTTCACCTGGGCATCATCTTCTTTTTACTGACCACGTAG
- a CDS encoding galactokinase family protein yields the protein MKDIGTVHMTEYEGDIDYNEGIAIAQAPGRIHLMGEHGERGAALLLSLCINRYVRVAISLRKDTSLRFFAADLGERKRTTMVNLKYKREDRWANFIKVVIFAFHEAGYPIKGLSCTLSGDIPQQVGLASSSAIEIAAALALRSLLAPDMDDERLIQLLEEAQAAFFGRNDHAIDYHILLKAKKGNFVVADELRRTIQYIAFPEDGYQLVLTDSRVPRFGVEAELKDRRHDLKVALELLSKKKSGASFRDFVKEDFMEFMGNLPEELRRRSLHVVREVRRITEIEEALKKSDMVAFGRAITHSHESLRDLYEVSCPEVDWLVKRSIEIEGVLGSRMTGQGFGGCIYTFLKPQALEEYERRLEDYERIFGFKPVIYVVKDSEGARLVHRGPLEMVGA from the coding sequence ATGAAGGACATCGGTACCGTTCACATGACTGAATATGAAGGGGATATCGATTATAATGAGGGAATCGCTATTGCCCAGGCGCCAGGACGGATCCATCTCATGGGTGAACATGGGGAACGGGGGGCGGCGTTGTTGCTTTCTCTCTGCATTAATCGCTATGTTCGGGTCGCCATAAGCCTCAGAAAGGATACTTCCCTCCGTTTTTTCGCCGCCGATCTGGGGGAACGAAAACGGACTACCATGGTAAACCTGAAGTACAAACGGGAAGATCGGTGGGCAAATTTCATAAAGGTCGTTATTTTCGCATTCCACGAAGCGGGCTATCCCATTAAGGGCTTAAGCTGTACCTTAAGCGGGGACATTCCCCAACAGGTAGGGCTTGCCTCTTCCTCTGCCATAGAAATCGCTGCCGCCCTAGCGCTCCGCAGTCTCCTTGCCCCCGATATGGACGATGAGCGGCTTATCCAACTCCTGGAAGAAGCTCAGGCCGCCTTTTTTGGCAGAAACGATCACGCCATTGACTATCATATTTTGTTAAAAGCGAAGAAAGGCAATTTTGTGGTGGCCGATGAACTGCGGCGGACCATTCAGTATATTGCCTTTCCCGAAGATGGGTACCAACTGGTGTTGACCGACTCCCGGGTTCCTCGCTTTGGGGTGGAAGCGGAATTAAAGGATCGCCGCCATGACCTAAAGGTAGCCCTGGAACTCCTGTCTAAGAAAAAATCCGGTGCCAGCTTTCGGGATTTTGTAAAGGAAGATTTCATGGAGTTCATGGGGAACCTGCCGGAAGAACTGCGGCGGCGGTCCCTCCATGTGGTGCGGGAGGTGCGGCGGATTACCGAGATAGAAGAGGCCCTCAAGAAGTCCGATATGGTTGCCTTTGGGCGGGCCATTACCCATTCCCATGAAAGCCTGCGGGATCTCTACGAAGTGTCCTGCCCGGAGGTGGATTGGCTCGTAAAACGCTCCATTGAAATCGAAGGCGTGTTAGGGTCCCGGATGACCGGTCAAGGTTTTGGGGGCTGTATTTACACCTTTCTTAAGCCCCAGGCCCTGGAAGAATACGAGCGGCGTCTTGAGGATTATGAGCGGATTTTCGGTTTTAAACCGGTGATATATGTGGTAAAGGATAGTGAAGGGGCCCGCTTAGTGCATCGGGGGCCCCTGGAAATGGTAGGTGCGTAG
- a CDS encoding metal-dependent transcriptional regulator has translation MTQALEDYLEMVSFLSDEGAVRVTDIAQRLGVSKPSVITALRNLEEQGYLEHKRYKGVILTPEGERRAKEIRERHYFLTSFLKDIVGVSEDIAERDACKMEHVLSEETITKMRHIVSCKSVE, from the coding sequence ATGACCCAGGCTTTGGAAGATTATCTTGAAATGGTGAGTTTCCTCTCCGACGAAGGGGCCGTGCGGGTTACCGATATTGCCCAGCGGCTTGGGGTAAGTAAACCTTCGGTGATTACGGCCCTCAGAAACCTGGAAGAGCAGGGCTACCTGGAGCATAAGCGGTACAAAGGGGTAATCCTTACTCCGGAAGGGGAACGGCGGGCAAAAGAAATTCGGGAACGCCATTATTTTCTTACGTCCTTCCTAAAGGATATTGTGGGGGTCTCGGAGGATATTGCAGAACGGGATGCTTGCAAGATGGAGCATGTTCTGTCTGAAGAGACCATCACCAAAATGCGGCACATCGTTTCCTGTAAAAGCGTGGAATAA